In Nicotiana tabacum cultivar K326 chromosome 17, ASM71507v2, whole genome shotgun sequence, one DNA window encodes the following:
- the LOC142171906 gene encoding uncharacterized protein LOC142171906 has product MVAGIELARGLGSEVIEVKCDSQLVVNQIHRSFDAIGEHMHQYLNKVQVLLFQFREWSVIHIPKEENMEADVLANLGPSMEIKGADSGVVVAFSPRCGWSCEVNLKNLVWDWRNEFIEYLRHGKLPDDSKASRVLRAKTARYCLVDGQLYRRSFLGLVARRLGPAEADYVIREVPEGICGNYSGPYLLVLKLMRGMDIVGPLSQGPVHVKYLLVLTDYFSKWVEAGSKVKKFLERLNIKRITSSSYHPSTNGQVESTNNVIIQNLKIKLGDAKGRWPEELPGVLWAYRTIEKSSTGEKPFFIVYRAKALIPMEIGELTMRFSWANEQENDKAMLVKLELLEEHRNLAYVRMMALKQMMERIQVHFSGV; this is encoded by the exons ATGGTTGCAGGAATCGAATTAGCCCGGGGACTAGGCTCTGAGGTGATAGAAGTAAAGTGCGATTCTCAGCTGGTGGTTAATCAGATACACAGATCATTTGATGCTATAGGAGAGCATATGCACCAGTACTTAAATAAAGTACAAGTTTTGCTTTTTCAGTTCAGGGAGTGGTCAGTGATCCATATTCCAAAAGAGGAGAACATGGAGGCTGATGTGTTAGCTAACTTGGGTCCTTCAATGGAGATAAAAGGTGCTGATTCTGGTGTAGTTGTTGCATTCAGTCCTAGATGTGGATGGAGTTGCGAGGTTAATTTAAAAAATCTAgtttgggattggagaaacgaatttATAGAATATCTAAGGCATGGTAAACTGCCTGATGATTCCAAAGCCTCCCGGGTACTTAGAGCAAAAACTGCTCGATATTGTCTTGTCGATGGACAACTATACCGGAGATCGTTTCTGGGTCTGGTTGCTCGACGCTTAGGACCAGCAGAAGCTGATTATGTGATAAGAGAAGTTCCTGAAGGAATTTGTGGCAATTACTCCGGACCATATTTATTGGTGCTCAAATTAATGAGA GGGATGGATATAGTTGGTCCTTTATCTCAGGGACCCGTACATGTAAAAtatcttttggttttaactgattatttttctaaatgggttgaagcag GCTCAAAAGTTAAAAAATTCTTAGAGAGATTGAACATTAAAAGGATCACGTCGTCTTCGTATCATCCAAGTACTAATGGTCAAGTAGAGTCAACGAACAATGTGataattcaaaacctcaaaataaaATTAGGGGATGCAAAAGGCAGGTGGCCTGAGGagttacctggagtattatgggcgTATCGAACCATAGAAAAATCAAGTACCGGCGAAAAACCTTTTTTCATTGTGTATAGAGCAAAAGCTTTGATTCCGATGGAGATAGGTGAACTAACCATGAGGTTCTCCTGGGCAAATGAGCAGGAAAATGATAAAGCTATGTTGGTTAAGTTGGAGTTGCTTGAGGAACACCGAAATTTGGCTTATGTGAGAATGATGGCACTGAAGCAGATGATGGAAAG GATACAGGTTCATTTCTCTGGTGTATGA